The Mercurialis annua linkage group LG8, ddMerAnnu1.2, whole genome shotgun sequence genome window below encodes:
- the LOC126660865 gene encoding glucosamine inositolphosphorylceramide transferase 1, giving the protein MGVSGGVIGVSGGNGSSISSNNSNNSCIVNGNSSGEKMSWCRWRWEYQNHLLHHRLLSPAFVFFICCLVLYGSIGFLYSWVMFSKPAAVAGDFKSGSVMGLNSVGCLEDNEGSWSIGLFYGDSPFSLKPIESMNMWKNGSAAWPVANPVLTCASVSDIGFPSNFVADPFLYVQGDNLYLFYETKSSITLQGDIAVAKSVDKGATWQQLGIALDEDWHLSYPYVFDHLGEIYMMPEGSEKGDLRLYRAVKFPLQWKLERILIKKPLVDSFVIKHGGEFWLFGSDHSGFGTKKNGQLEIWHSSSPLGPWKPHKKNPIYNVDKSFGARNGGRPFVHDGNLYRIGQDCGDTYGRRVRIFKVETLTKDEYKEVEVSSGIKESSKGRNAWNGARYHHLDVQQLSTGEWIGVMDGDRVPSGDSVRRFILGCASFAAVTAIVVVLGVLLGAVKCIIPINWCAYYSGKRSDTTLLVWEKPNQFSSKVRRFCGRLNRAASSLRAKIRPNTWAGRLAVAVIFIVGAALMCTAVKYVYGGNGAQEPYPLNGYYSQFTLLTMTYDARLWNLKMYVKHYSRCSSVKEIVVVWNKGIPPELSDLDSVVPIRIRVEKQNSLNNRFKMDPLINTRAVLELDDDIMMSCDDIERGFNVWRQYPERIVGFYPRLISGSPLKYRGEKYARTHKGYNMILTGAAFIDGKLAFERYWSEAAKAAREFVDKNFNCEDVLLNYLYANSSSSRTVEYIRPAWAIDTSKFSGAAISRNTQAHYKIRSSCLQKFSEMYGSLSSRKSEFDQRKDGWDL; this is encoded by the exons ATGGGTGTTTCAGGGGGTGTAATTGGAGTTTCAGGTGGTAATGGGAGCAGTATTAgtagtaataatagtaataatagcTGTATAGTAAATGGGAATTCTTCTGGTGAAAAGATGAGTTGGTGTAGGTGGAGATGGGAATATCAAAACCATTTGCTTCATCATAGATTACTATCCCCAGCCTTTGTGTTCTTCAtttgttgtttggttttgtatggTTCAATTGGTTTTTTGTATAGTTGGGTTATGTTTAGTAAACCTGCTGCTGTTGCTGGTGATTTTAAAAGTGGTTCTGTTATGGGTTTAAACTCTGTTGGTTGTCTTGAAGATAATGAAGGTTCTTGGTCTATTGGTCTTTTTTATGGGGACTCTCCTTTCTCTTTGAAGCCTATTGAATCT ATGAATATGTGGAAAAATGGAAGTGCAGCCTGGCCTGTAGCTAACCCAGTTCTAACCTGTGCTTCAGTCTCAGATATTGGCTTTCCCAGTAATTTTGTTGCTGACCCTTTTCTTTATGTTCAG GGAGATAATCTTTACCTATTTTATGAAACGAAGAGTTCAATTACTCTGCAAGGTGACATTGCAGTTGCAAAAAGTGTTGATAAGGGAGCAACGTGGCAACAATTAGGCATTGCCTTGGATGAGGACTGGCATCTCTCATATCCATATGTGTTTGACCATCTTGGAGAa ATATATATGATGCCTGAGGGAAGTGAGAAGGGCGATCTTCGACTCTATCGAGCAGTTAAATTTCCGTTGCAGTGGAAACTGGAAAGGATTCTTATTAAAAAGCcacttgttgattcttttgtcATCAAGCATGGTGGAGAATTTTGGCTTTTTGGTTCAGATCATAGCGGTTTTGGAACTAAGAAAAACGGACAGCTGGAAATCTGGCATAGTAGTTCGCCTCTTGGCCCTTGGAAACCACATAAGAAGAACCCAATTTATAATGTTGATAAAAGCTTTGGAGCTAGAAATGGAGGCAGACCATTTGTGCATGATGGTAACCTTTACCGCATTGGTCAGGACTGTGGTGATACATATGGTCGGCGAGTGCGAATTTTCAAAGTGGAAACTCTTACAAAGGATGAATATAAAGAAGTTGAAGTTTCTTCGGGCATTAAAGAATCTAGCAAGGGACGTAATGCCTGGAATGGTGCTCGCTACCATCATCTTGATGTGCAGCAGCTAAGTACTGGTGAGTGGATTGGGGTTATGGATGGGGATCGTGTACCTTCTGGAGATTCCGTGCGTCGATTCATACTCGGGTGTGCTTCCTTTGCAGCAGTCACAGCAATTGTTGTAGTTTTGGGTGTGCTGCTTGGAGCTGTAAAATGTATTATCCCCATCAATTGGTGTGCTTACTATTCCGGGAAAAGAAGTGACACTACGCTTTTGGTCTGGGAGAAGCCAAATCAGTTTTCTTCAAAAGTAAGACGGTTCTGTGGCCGTTTGAACAGAGCAGCTTCATCTCTCCGAGCAAAAATTAGGCCTAATACTTGGGCTGGAAGATTGGCCGTGGCAGTGATATTTATAGTTGGAGCTGCACTAATGTGTACGGCTGTTAAATATGTCTATGGAGGCAATGGTGCTCAAGAACCTTACCCGTTAAATGGTTACTACTCGCAGTTTACTTTATTGACGATGACATATGATGCTCGCCTCTGGAATTTGAAAATGTATGTTAAGCATTACTCAAGGTGTTCGTCGGTGAAAGAGATTGTTGTGGTTTGGAACAAAGGAATACCTCCTGAATTGAGTGATCTCGACTCTGTTGTGCCTATTAGAATCAGAGTGGAAAAGCAGAATTCACTAAACAATCGGTTCAAAATGGACCCTTTGATAAACACTCGTGCTGTTCTTGAGCTTGATGATGATATCATGATGAGTTGTGATGATATTGAGCGGGGGTTCAATGTATGGCGACAATATCCAGAGCGGATAGTCGGATTTTATCCTCGACTCATTAGCGGAAGCCCGTTGAAGTATAGAGGTGAGAAATACGCCCGCACTCATAAAGGATACAATATGATTCTTACCGGGGCAGCTTTCATAGACGGTAAATTGGCTTTCGAGAGGTATTGGAGCGAGGCGGCTAAGGCAGCAAGGGAATTTGTGGACAAAAACTTTAATTGTGAGGATGTGTTATTGAATTACTTGTATGCGAATTCAAGCTCCTCCAGGACAGTTGAATATATCAGACCGGCATGGGCAATAGATACATCAAAATTCTCAGGTGCTGCAATCAGTCGAAATACGCAAGCACATTATAAGATAAGAAGTAGTTGTCTTCAGAAATTCTCGGAAATGTATGGAAGTTTATCCAGTCGGAAGTCGGAGTTCGACCAGCGGAAGGACGGTTGGGATTTATAG